GACGGAGGCACTGCGCGTGTTCGTGCAGCATTTGGAGCGTCACAACGCGCGTTCCCGTTGGCGCGAGATTGCTCGAGCCTTCGAAGATGTGTGGCGGAAGGAACATGGAGCGGCCACTGTAGAGCTGTCGAGTGTGGAAGAGCCTGATCGCCACTGGCGGGACCGCCTGGCGAAAACTTTCCCCGGCGCGGAAATTCGCCTGACAAGAGACTCGGAACTTCTCGGTGGCGCTGTCCTCCAGATTGATGACAGACGCATAGACATGACGGATCGTGCGAAACTCAAAGCTCTTACCAACTTCCTTACGGCAAACGTATGACGACCAAAACAAAAAAAGAAGACATCATTTCCTCTCTGCGCGAGCAGATCGAGCAATTTGAACA
The DNA window shown above is from Candidatus Uhrbacteria bacterium and carries:
- a CDS encoding F0F1 ATP synthase subunit delta; this encodes MKKPAVYWARLLYTLASQKTGEELTEALRVFVQHLERHNARSRWREIARAFEDVWRKEHGAATVELSSVEEPDRHWRDRLAKTFPGAEIRLTRDSELLGGAVLQIDDRRIDMTDRAKLKALTNFLTANV